In Luteitalea sp., a genomic segment contains:
- a CDS encoding twin-arginine translocation signal domain-containing protein produces MKLSRRSFLKSSAGAGIGFGLSLGPERASAIEPKNATRIQLIRHATAIIHYAGRVLMVDPMLGDPGVMPPIDRSPNPRPNPLVPLPLAAEKALTGIEAILVTHTHPDHWDAAATELVPKDATLFIQPPDSAKFAELGFSDAQKIDESVSWKGITISRTGGQHGRGETGRRMAPVSGYV; encoded by the coding sequence ATGAAGCTCAGTAGACGATCATTTCTGAAATCGAGCGCCGGCGCGGGGATTGGCTTCGGCTTGTCACTTGGCCCAGAACGAGCAAGTGCCATCGAGCCAAAGAATGCGACGCGCATTCAGTTGATTCGACACGCAACCGCTATCATCCACTACGCTGGCAGAGTCCTCATGGTGGATCCGATGCTTGGTGATCCAGGAGTCATGCCGCCCATTGATCGTTCTCCGAATCCCCGCCCCAACCCCTTGGTTCCACTTCCTCTTGCTGCCGAGAAAGCGTTGACCGGTATCGAAGCCATATTGGTGACGCATACGCACCCGGACCACTGGGATGCGGCCGCGACCGAGCTGGTTCCGAAGGACGCGACTCTTTTCATCCAGCCACCCGACTCAGCGAAGTTTGCAGAATTGGGGTTCTCCGACGCGCAGAAGATAGACGAGTCGGTTTCGTGGAAAGGGATCACAATCTCCCGCACTGGCGGCCAGCATGGCCGCGGCGAAACGGGACGGCGGATGGCGCCAGTTTCCGGCTACGTCTGA
- a CDS encoding 5-bromo-4-chloroindolyl phosphate hydrolase produces the protein MNGLIKRARAWVPVGKAAALFLLPLPLVFAVLAALIAGDVGTLASTGGALACFWGAGTLSWRALVAEARYFLGERPDPPAIPLKLVSAVATAVGAFLAATAGGHGVPGSLVFAVLGGLGYVAFYGADLRPRRIEVAVVEGVDRAVVTLQLKKAYGRLRGIETAARAIAVPEFTDRLLRITAIGRTILVEIEQDPREAVRARRFLNIYLDSAQRVTQEYARTHRQLRNRPLEQSFRQLLIDMENTFASQHRKLLEHDMLSLDVEIEVLNARLKRELPERERVVARQLHSGDLS, from the coding sequence GTGAATGGGCTCATCAAGCGCGCACGCGCGTGGGTGCCGGTCGGCAAGGCTGCTGCCCTCTTTCTCCTGCCCCTGCCGCTCGTGTTCGCGGTGTTGGCAGCCCTCATCGCCGGAGATGTGGGGACGTTGGCCTCCACCGGAGGCGCGTTGGCCTGCTTTTGGGGGGCGGGCACGCTCTCATGGCGGGCGCTCGTGGCGGAGGCGCGCTATTTTCTGGGCGAGCGACCCGATCCGCCGGCCATTCCCCTGAAGCTCGTGAGCGCCGTGGCCACGGCGGTCGGTGCGTTCCTCGCCGCTACCGCTGGTGGCCATGGTGTGCCGGGCAGCCTCGTCTTCGCAGTGCTCGGAGGGCTCGGCTACGTTGCGTTCTACGGCGCTGATCTCAGGCCCCGTCGTATTGAAGTGGCCGTCGTTGAGGGCGTCGATCGCGCCGTAGTGACGCTGCAGCTCAAGAAGGCGTACGGCCGGCTTCGCGGGATCGAGACGGCGGCCCGGGCGATTGCGGTACCTGAGTTCACCGACCGACTGTTGCGCATCACGGCCATCGGTCGCACCATCCTCGTCGAGATCGAGCAAGATCCGAGGGAGGCCGTCCGAGCGCGTCGTTTCCTCAATATCTACCTGGACAGCGCGCAGCGCGTGACGCAGGAATACGCGCGCACCCATCGGCAGCTTCGAAATCGACCGCTCGAGCAGAGCTTCCGGCAGCTTCTGATCGACATGGAGAATACCTTTGCGAGCCAGCACAGAAAGCTCCTCGAGCATGACATGCTGTCGCTCGACGTGGAGATCGAAGTGTTGAACGCGCGCCTCAAGCGGGAGCTGCCTGAACGTGAGCGCGTTGTTGCGCGTCAACTCCATTCCGGAGACCTATCATGA
- a CDS encoding toxic anion resistance protein gives MTEANTTSPSSTSLAPTSPVPSTEVVPYDAAAPERRVEIERAMGELELGDSNSILFFGTAAQDEVTSVADEMLEGVRHKDTGPAGQALNEMVRTLRGLPIEELDPKKKRGLFARFFGGSKPVERMLLRYGQVRTQVDAISNRLDAETSALMKDVAMLDRLYDRTIDYFEKLAVYIAAGEEQLRRLDRETLPALAKEAETSGDVLKAQELRDLRAKRDDLERRVHDLKLTRQVTLQSLPSIRLVQQNDKALVGKIASTMANTIPLWRQQLAMALTIARSTEAGETLKKATDLTNELLTANADALRSSTETIRTQAERGVVDVDAVKRANDALIATIDDTLRIADEGKRQRAEAEKQLITCETELKQALISARNRVQRSPADAHKGAAS, from the coding sequence ATGACGGAAGCCAACACCACATCACCGTCGTCGACCTCATTGGCGCCGACCTCACCTGTGCCGTCGACGGAGGTGGTGCCGTACGACGCCGCGGCTCCTGAGCGAAGGGTAGAGATCGAGCGGGCGATGGGGGAGCTCGAGCTCGGCGACAGCAACTCCATCCTCTTCTTCGGCACCGCGGCGCAGGATGAAGTCACCTCGGTGGCGGACGAGATGCTCGAGGGTGTTCGCCACAAGGACACCGGTCCGGCCGGTCAGGCGCTGAACGAGATGGTGAGGACGCTGCGCGGCCTGCCGATCGAGGAGCTCGACCCGAAGAAGAAGCGCGGGCTCTTCGCGCGCTTCTTCGGCGGCTCGAAGCCTGTCGAGAGAATGCTGCTGCGGTACGGGCAGGTGCGTACGCAGGTCGATGCAATCAGCAACCGCCTCGACGCGGAGACGAGCGCGCTGATGAAGGACGTTGCGATGCTCGACCGCCTGTACGACAGAACAATCGACTATTTCGAGAAGCTTGCCGTGTATATCGCGGCGGGTGAGGAGCAGCTGCGGCGACTCGATCGGGAGACGCTGCCGGCGTTGGCGAAGGAGGCGGAGACGAGCGGCGACGTGCTGAAGGCGCAAGAGCTTCGCGACCTGCGCGCCAAGCGCGACGATCTCGAGCGGCGCGTGCACGATCTGAAGCTCACGCGGCAGGTGACGCTCCAGAGCCTGCCCTCGATTCGCCTGGTGCAGCAGAACGACAAGGCCCTTGTCGGCAAGATCGCCTCGACGATGGCCAACACCATTCCGCTCTGGCGGCAGCAGCTCGCGATGGCGCTCACCATCGCCCGGTCGACGGAGGCTGGCGAGACGCTCAAGAAGGCAACGGATCTGACCAACGAGCTGCTCACCGCCAACGCCGACGCACTCCGCAGCTCTACGGAGACGATCCGCACGCAGGCCGAGCGCGGTGTTGTGGACGTCGATGCGGTGAAGCGGGCCAACGATGCGCTCATTGCCACGATCGATGACACGCTTCGCATTGCCGATGAGGGGAAGCGCCAGCGCGCGGAAGCGGAGAAGCAGCTCATCACGTGCGAAACGGAGCTCAAGCAGGCTCTCATCTCGGCACGTAACCGTGTCCAGCGGTCGCCAGCCGATGCCCACAAGGGCGCTGCATCCTGA
- a CDS encoding MCE family protein: MADASSRAARRRRWSEARTQWFGSSWRHKEEDSAMSRSRLSVIGAFVVGGALLFAVGLFMIGDRRLLFTDQIHIATEFSRVRGVAVGTQVRVAGLDAGEVVALTVPPGPGQRFRVTLRIREDLQHLVRTDSVVSILTDGLIGAVYLDVGGGTEEAPVAQPGSAIAGRDAIEFADLIEEGRDTFRTVTTEVLDLKEDLSVGVKTLTETTRSANDLIETVSGDVKRMTSAGADTTVAIEGLTNDVRRVVANLEAGRGTMGRLLTDDTLYTRIDQIAAHTQESTRSMQRTAGEIEQAVRSFRAEDGPADRLRADTEEILGHVSETTERLAQSAEALQHHWLFRGFFTRRGFYDLRDVSVDEYRRGALETDDRIALRLWIDAAGLFDVENGREVLSTAGRQRLASAMGSLLRYPRDSTLIVEGYALEGAPDVRFLRSETRAEIVRDYLQRRYRRPAALTGLMPMGNEADNSPRGNGQWDGVALAIFVRGSAVAASHDEP, translated from the coding sequence GGTCGGTGGCGCGCTGCTGTTCGCAGTGGGCCTCTTCATGATCGGCGACCGCCGCCTGCTCTTCACCGACCAGATCCACATCGCCACGGAGTTCTCGCGGGTGCGCGGGGTGGCGGTCGGCACCCAGGTGCGTGTGGCCGGCCTGGACGCGGGCGAGGTCGTCGCGCTCACGGTGCCGCCGGGGCCAGGACAGCGTTTCCGGGTCACGCTGCGCATCCGCGAAGATCTGCAGCATCTGGTCCGGACCGATTCGGTCGTGTCGATCCTGACCGACGGCCTGATCGGCGCCGTCTACCTGGACGTGGGCGGCGGCACGGAGGAGGCGCCTGTCGCTCAACCCGGCAGCGCGATCGCCGGCCGCGACGCGATCGAGTTCGCCGATTTGATCGAGGAGGGCCGCGACACGTTTCGCACCGTGACCACGGAGGTCTTGGACCTCAAAGAGGACCTCTCGGTCGGCGTCAAGACTCTCACCGAGACGACGCGGTCGGCAAACGACCTCATCGAGACCGTCAGCGGCGACGTCAAGCGAATGACGTCGGCGGGCGCCGACACGACGGTCGCCATCGAGGGCTTGACCAACGATGTTCGGCGCGTGGTAGCAAACCTTGAGGCCGGCCGCGGCACGATGGGCAGGCTGCTGACGGATGACACCCTGTACACACGGATCGACCAGATCGCCGCGCATACGCAGGAATCCACCCGGAGCATGCAACGGACCGCCGGAGAGATCGAGCAAGCCGTCCGCAGTTTCCGCGCCGAAGACGGCCCGGCTGATCGCCTGCGCGCTGACACGGAGGAGATTCTCGGGCACGTGAGCGAGACGACGGAGCGGCTCGCCCAGAGCGCGGAGGCGCTCCAGCATCACTGGCTATTTCGCGGCTTCTTCACGCGGCGCGGCTTCTACGACCTGCGCGACGTGTCTGTGGACGAGTACCGCCGCGGCGCGCTCGAAACCGACGACCGGATCGCCCTGCGGCTCTGGATCGACGCGGCCGGCCTCTTTGACGTCGAGAACGGACGCGAGGTGCTCTCCACGGCCGGCCGCCAACGACTGGCCTCGGCCATGGGGTCTCTTCTTCGCTATCCGCGCGACAGCACGCTCATCGTCGAGGGCTACGCGCTCGAAGGGGCGCCCGACGTCCGCTTCCTGCGGTCCGAAACGCGTGCCGAGATCGTGCGGGATTACCTGCAGCGCCGCTACCGCCGTCCCGCTGCCCTGACAGGCCTCATGCCGATGGGTAACGAGGCGGACAACAGCCCGCGCGGCAACGGGCAATGGGACGGCGTGGCGCTCGCGATCTTCGTCCGCGGCAGCGCCGTGGCGGCCTCGCACGACGAGCCATGA